From a single Kitasatospora sp. NBC_00458 genomic region:
- a CDS encoding MFS transporter encodes MYLSTIGRPATADPSTAPGGGAPADPSGGPSEGPAGKPRRRRWALVGGNVVALGTVSLITDVSSEMVTAVLPLYLMTALHLGPAAYGVIDGLYGGATVLLRLVGGFLADRIQRRKAVAGFGYAISAVAKLGLIAAGSAPAALGLVITADRAGKGLRSAPRDALITLSAPEGSLGRAFGVHRTMDAAGAFAGPLLALAVLAAAGQAFDAVFVTSFCVAAFGVLVLLLFVRDHRTPLPAAGAISPRAALGLLRRGPVLRLVLAAALLGLATIGDGFVYLLLQRRSDLSLGWFPLLAVGTSLTYLLLAAPLGALADRIGRLPVLLGGYAALAGAYLLLYGPLDGTAATVAVLVLHGLFYAATDGVLMALAGPRLPEALRTTGIALVQSGQALAYLASSVLFGLAWQYWGPAAASRAAAAAVVVALLGSAVLLSGGRRGASPGGATPGGATPSGPATSGATPSGPAPQDAPGGPAAPVTTPDTPAEDPR; translated from the coding sequence GTGTACCTGTCCACCATCGGCCGCCCGGCCACCGCCGACCCCTCCACCGCTCCCGGCGGGGGCGCCCCCGCCGACCCCTCCGGGGGCCCCTCCGAAGGCCCCGCCGGGAAGCCGCGGCGCCGCCGCTGGGCCCTGGTCGGCGGCAACGTCGTCGCCCTCGGCACGGTCAGCCTGATCACCGACGTCTCCTCCGAGATGGTCACCGCCGTCCTCCCCCTCTACCTGATGACCGCCCTGCACCTCGGCCCCGCCGCGTACGGGGTGATCGACGGCCTCTACGGCGGCGCGACGGTGCTGCTGCGCCTGGTCGGCGGCTTCCTCGCCGACCGGATCCAGCGCCGCAAGGCCGTCGCCGGGTTCGGGTACGCCATCTCCGCCGTCGCCAAGCTCGGCCTGATCGCCGCCGGCTCCGCACCCGCCGCGCTCGGCCTGGTGATCACCGCCGACCGGGCCGGCAAGGGCCTGCGCAGCGCCCCGCGGGACGCCCTGATCACGCTCTCCGCCCCGGAGGGCTCGCTGGGCCGGGCGTTCGGCGTGCACCGGACGATGGACGCGGCCGGCGCCTTCGCCGGACCGCTGCTCGCACTCGCCGTGCTGGCGGCGGCCGGGCAGGCCTTCGACGCGGTCTTCGTCACCAGCTTCTGCGTCGCCGCGTTCGGCGTGCTGGTGCTGCTGCTGTTCGTCCGCGACCACCGCACCCCGCTGCCCGCCGCCGGCGCGATCTCCCCCCGCGCCGCGCTGGGCCTGCTCCGGCGGGGCCCGGTGCTGCGGCTGGTGCTGGCCGCCGCCCTGCTCGGGCTGGCCACCATCGGCGACGGCTTCGTCTACCTGCTGCTGCAGCGGCGTTCGGACCTGTCGCTGGGCTGGTTCCCGCTGCTGGCCGTCGGCACCAGCCTGACGTACCTGCTGCTGGCCGCCCCGCTGGGCGCGCTGGCCGACCGGATCGGCCGCCTCCCGGTGCTGCTGGGCGGCTACGCGGCGCTGGCCGGCGCGTACCTGCTGCTGTACGGACCGCTCGACGGGACGGCCGCCACGGTGGCGGTGCTGGTGCTGCACGGCCTCTTCTACGCGGCCACCGACGGCGTGCTGATGGCGCTGGCCGGGCCCCGGCTGCCCGAGGCGCTGCGGACCACCGGGATCGCGCTGGTCCAGAGCGGGCAGGCGCTGGCGTACCTGGCCTCCTCGGTGCTGTTCGGGCTGGCCTGGCAGTACTGGGGTCCGGCCGCCGCGAGCCGGGCCGCCGCGGCGGCCGTCGTGGTGGCGCTGCTGGGGAGCGCCGTGCTGCTGTCCGGCGGTCGGCGCGGCGCCTCCCCCGGCGGCGCGACCCCCGGCGGCGCGACCCCGTCCGGCCCCGCCACGTCCGGCGCGACCCCGTCAGGCCCCGCCCCGCAGGACGCCCCCGGCGGCCCGGCCGCCCCCGTGACCACCCCCGACACCCCTGCGGAGGACCCGCGTTGA